From Oscillospiraceae bacterium CM, a single genomic window includes:
- a CDS encoding valine--tRNA ligase, which translates to MKKELPKVYEPGDVEKNIYQMWMDGGYFKGVIDPEKEPFTIVIPPPNVTGQLHLGHAFDETLQDVLIRYKRMQGFAALWLPGTDHAGIATQIKVEEELRHEGLTRYDLGREKFLERVWAWKNKYGSRIVEQLKTLGSSCDWDRERFTMDEGCSRAVREVFVSLYEKGLIYKGNRIINWCPQCTTALSDAEVEHAEKAGYFWHIKYPVKDSDEFVIVATTRPETMLGDTGVAVHPADERYQHLIGKTVILPLMNREIRVVADDYVDREFGTGCVKMTPCHDPNDFEVGQRHNLEQILVLDENARVINGGKYNGLDRYEARKEIVKDLDALGLLVKTEEHTHSVGACYRCGTTVEPITSPQWFVKMEPLAKEALDVVEDGRIKFVPDRFVKIYHNWMTNAHDWCISRQLWWGHQIPAWYCADCGHTSVSREDPVACEKCHSKNITRDEDVLDTWFSSALWPFSTLGWPDKTPELDYFYPTSVLVTGYDIIFFWVARMIFSGMEHMKKEPFKTVLFHGLIRDAEGRKMSKSLGNGVDPIEIINAYGADALRFNIITGNSPGNDMRFYPERCEAMRNFANKIWNASRFVMMNLTIEQNALPDKLELEDRWILSKLNALAGAVTDNLDKFELGIAAAKIYDFIWDSYCDWYIELTKPRLSGDDEAAKIGAQQVLLYVLTETLKLLHPFMPFITEAIWQALPHEGEALMIEKFPELTEKLAFPEDEANFEIIMAAIRAVRVRRSEMNVPPSKRPHLYIVTDKTAIFEAGRVYLSKLAYAGELSISNTPPTTTDGLVAVVTNDAKLFMPLDELVDLQKERERIEKELKKAQDDLQKTEAKLNNQGFVAKAPEAVVGAERERVEKLKALIDNLHESLKGL; encoded by the coding sequence ATGAAAAAAGAATTACCGAAGGTGTATGAACCCGGCGACGTGGAAAAAAATATCTATCAGATGTGGATGGACGGGGGTTATTTCAAGGGCGTCATCGACCCCGAGAAAGAGCCGTTCACCATTGTTATCCCACCGCCGAACGTCACGGGCCAGCTCCATCTTGGCCATGCCTTTGACGAGACGCTGCAGGACGTTCTCATCCGTTATAAGCGCATGCAGGGGTTTGCCGCCCTGTGGCTGCCGGGCACGGATCACGCCGGTATCGCCACGCAGATCAAGGTAGAGGAGGAGCTCCGGCATGAGGGCCTCACCCGGTATGATTTGGGGCGCGAGAAGTTTTTAGAGCGCGTCTGGGCGTGGAAAAACAAATATGGCAGCCGGATCGTTGAGCAGCTCAAGACGCTTGGGTCGTCCTGCGACTGGGACAGAGAGCGCTTTACGATGGATGAAGGCTGCTCTCGCGCCGTCCGTGAGGTCTTCGTCTCCCTTTACGAAAAGGGGCTAATCTATAAAGGCAACCGCATCATCAACTGGTGCCCGCAGTGCACGACGGCGCTGTCCGACGCCGAGGTGGAGCACGCCGAAAAGGCGGGCTATTTCTGGCATATCAAATACCCCGTCAAGGATTCGGACGAATTTGTGATCGTTGCGACAACACGGCCGGAGACGATGCTGGGTGATACGGGCGTTGCCGTTCACCCGGCGGATGAGCGCTATCAGCACCTTATTGGCAAAACGGTGATTCTGCCGCTCATGAACCGGGAAATCCGCGTTGTCGCCGACGACTATGTCGACCGCGAATTCGGCACCGGCTGCGTTAAGATGACGCCTTGCCACGACCCGAATGACTTTGAGGTGGGCCAACGCCACAATTTAGAGCAGATCCTCGTTCTTGATGAGAACGCCAGGGTTATTAACGGCGGGAAATATAACGGGCTTGACCGCTATGAAGCGCGCAAAGAGATTGTTAAAGACCTCGACGCGCTCGGCTTGCTCGTTAAGACAGAAGAGCACACCCACAGCGTCGGTGCGTGCTATCGCTGTGGCACGACGGTGGAGCCGATCACGTCCCCCCAATGGTTTGTGAAGATGGAGCCACTCGCGAAAGAGGCGCTAGACGTTGTGGAGGACGGGCGGATCAAATTTGTCCCCGACCGTTTTGTGAAGATTTATCACAACTGGATGACGAACGCGCACGACTGGTGCATCTCGCGCCAGCTTTGGTGGGGCCATCAGATTCCCGCCTGGTATTGCGCCGACTGCGGCCACACGAGCGTCAGCCGGGAAGACCCCGTTGCCTGTGAAAAGTGCCACAGCAAAAATATCACACGAGACGAGGATGTCTTAGACACGTGGTTTTCGTCCGCGCTCTGGCCGTTTTCAACGCTCGGCTGGCCTGACAAGACGCCGGAGCTTGACTATTTCTACCCGACGAGCGTCCTCGTCACGGGCTACGATATTATCTTCTTCTGGGTTGCCCGCATGATCTTTTCCGGCATGGAGCACATGAAAAAAGAGCCGTTTAAAACAGTTTTATTCCACGGCCTCATCCGTGACGCCGAGGGGCGCAAAATGTCCAAATCACTCGGCAACGGCGTTGACCCGATTGAGATCATCAACGCCTACGGGGCGGACGCACTGCGCTTTAACATTATCACCGGCAATTCGCCCGGAAACGATATGCGCTTTTACCCGGAGCGCTGCGAGGCCATGCGCAACTTCGCCAATAAAATCTGGAACGCCAGCCGGTTTGTGATGATGAACCTCACTATTGAGCAAAACGCCCTTCCGGATAAGCTGGAGCTGGAGGATCGCTGGATTCTCTCCAAGCTTAACGCGCTTGCCGGTGCCGTGACGGACAATCTTGACAAATTTGAGCTCGGTATCGCCGCCGCCAAAATTTACGATTTTATTTGGGACAGCTACTGCGACTGGTATATCGAGCTGACAAAGCCGCGTTTAAGCGGCGATGACGAAGCGGCGAAAATCGGCGCGCAGCAGGTCCTCCTCTACGTCCTCACGGAAACGCTGAAGCTCCTGCATCCCTTTATGCCGTTTATCACCGAGGCGATTTGGCAGGCGCTGCCGCATGAGGGCGAGGCGCTCATGATTGAGAAATTCCCGGAATTGACGGAAAAGCTGGCCTTCCCGGAGGACGAGGCGAATTTTGAAATCATCATGGCGGCAATCCGCGCCGTCCGTGTTCGCCGCTCGGAGATGAACGTGCCGCCGTCCAAAAGGCCGCATCTTTATATCGTTACCGACAAAACGGCTATTTTTGAGGCTGGGCGCGTCTACCTGTCGAAGCTTGCCTATGCGGGAGAACTCAGCATTTCAAATACGCCGCCGACGACAACGGACGGTCTTGTGGCCGTCGTTACAAACGACGCCAAGCTCTTTATGCCGCTTGATGAGCTCGTTGACCTCCAAAAGGAGCGCGAGCGGATTGAAAAGGAGCTCAAAAAAGCGCAGGACGATCTTCAAAAAACAGAAGCCAAGCTGAATAACCAAGGCTTTGTCGCCAAAGCGCCGGAAGCCGTCGTGGGCGCCGAGCGCGAACGCGTGGAAAAGCTCAAGGCCCTCATCGACAATCTGCACGAGAGCCTGAAAGGGCTGTAA
- the trxA gene encoding thioredoxin → MEILHLTQKTFQETVAEGTVLVDFWAGWCLPCKMLAPVLEELAAAFDNVRVAKVDVDAEGILALEYGVMSIPTVVMFQDGQEVRRFVGVQPKDVFIEALSPDTEPADPEDTNEGEEE, encoded by the coding sequence ATGGAGATTCTGCATCTGACTCAAAAGACGTTTCAGGAAACAGTGGCAGAAGGAACTGTTCTTGTTGATTTCTGGGCCGGTTGGTGCCTGCCGTGCAAAATGCTGGCCCCCGTGCTGGAAGAGCTTGCCGCCGCGTTTGACAATGTTCGGGTTGCCAAGGTCGACGTGGATGCAGAGGGCATTTTAGCGCTTGAATACGGTGTGATGAGCATCCCGACTGTTGTGATGTTTCAGGATGGGCAGGAGGTTAGGCGGTTTGTCGGCGTCCAGCCGAAAGATGTGTTTATTGAAGCGCTCTCGCCGGATACCGAACCTGCCGACCCGGAGGACACCAACGAAGGGGAAGAGGAATAA
- a CDS encoding NAD(P)/FAD-dependent oxidoreductase, whose product MFDIIIVGNGPAGLSAAITARMRDKSVAVISNNRTESGLYKAVEIGNYPGMPGISGMELSGKLSMHASGMGAELIGGRVTTILPLGAEISVAYGSEAVSCKSLVLATGVVQTAVFPGETALLGSGVSYCATCDGMLFKGKKVAVVCLSPEAEHEADFLESIGCLVTRFKTKNVVVNGSGKVTSITADGEEIPCDGVFILRATIAPDSLLPGLETEKGHIKVDRAMRTNIPGVFAAGDCTGTPYQVAKAVGEGQVAVLSAIDYLAKK is encoded by the coding sequence ATGTTTGACATCATCATCGTCGGCAACGGGCCTGCCGGCCTCTCGGCCGCCATCACGGCCCGTATGCGTGATAAAAGCGTTGCCGTCATTTCCAATAACAGAACGGAAAGCGGCCTTTATAAGGCCGTTGAAATCGGCAATTATCCGGGCATGCCAGGCATTTCCGGCATGGAGCTCTCGGGCAAGCTGTCGATGCATGCCTCAGGCATGGGGGCCGAGCTCATCGGCGGCCGCGTGACAACGATTCTGCCGCTTGGCGCGGAAATTTCGGTTGCTTACGGCTCCGAGGCCGTCTCCTGCAAGAGCCTCGTCCTAGCGACCGGCGTCGTGCAGACAGCAGTATTCCCGGGCGAAACGGCACTGCTTGGCAGCGGTGTGTCTTATTGCGCGACGTGCGACGGTATGCTTTTCAAAGGGAAAAAGGTCGCCGTCGTCTGCCTGTCGCCCGAGGCAGAGCACGAGGCGGATTTTCTGGAATCCATCGGCTGCCTTGTCACGCGCTTTAAAACGAAAAACGTTGTCGTTAACGGCAGCGGCAAGGTGACCTCCATCACGGCGGACGGGGAGGAGATTCCTTGCGACGGCGTTTTCATTCTCCGCGCAACCATCGCGCCGGATTCCCTCCTGCCGGGGCTTGAGACGGAAAAAGGTCATATTAAGGTCGACCGCGCGATGCGTACGAATATCCCCGGCGTCTTTGCGGCAGGAGATTGCACCGGAACGCCGTATCAGGTGGCCAAGGCCGTCGGCGAGGGGCAGGTTGCCGTCTTGTCGGCGATTGACTATCTCGCAAAAAAATAA
- a CDS encoding glutamine--tRNA ligase/YqeY domain fusion protein — protein sequence MEEASKNFIHAFIDEDIAPGGRFAGKPVHTRFPPEPNGYLHIGHCKAMTIDFGTAERYGGLCNLRMDDTNPVKEDEEFVDAIQADIRWLGFSWGDRFFYGSDYFEKTYALAVGLIQKGLAYVCQLSPEEFKERRGDVGVPATSPFRDRPVAESLELFGRMKNGAFKEGEMTLRAKIDLASGNFNMRDPVLYRIRYAHHHRQGDKWCVYPMYDFAHPIQDALEGITHSLCSLEYEDHRPLYDWVIEHTDVPSTPRQIEFARLGINYTVMSKRKLRRLVEEGYVDGWDDPRMPTICGLRRRGYTPASIRNFCERIGVAKAPSTVEFGFLEHCLREDLNQNAKRAMAVLRPLKLTIVNYRDGSSEDFAVENNPEDPSAGTRSVSFSRSLWIEQDDFMVDPPKKYNRLFVGGEVRLKSAYIVRCTGYQTDEDGNVTEVLAEYDPETRGGNTPDGRKVRGTIHWVNAHDAADAEVRLYDNLFSDPDPDGGDKDFITCLNPDSLEVLKGCKVEQSLALAKAPDTFQFLRLGYFTADSRASTSDALVFNRSVALKDSFKPTT from the coding sequence ATGGAAGAAGCATCCAAAAATTTTATTCATGCATTTATCGACGAGGATATTGCCCCTGGCGGCCGCTTCGCGGGAAAACCAGTTCATACGCGCTTTCCGCCGGAACCGAACGGTTACCTGCACATTGGCCACTGCAAAGCCATGACAATTGATTTCGGCACAGCCGAGCGGTACGGCGGCCTGTGCAACCTGCGCATGGACGACACGAATCCCGTCAAGGAAGACGAGGAATTTGTCGACGCCATTCAGGCGGATATCCGCTGGCTCGGCTTTTCCTGGGGCGACCGCTTTTTTTACGGCAGCGACTACTTTGAAAAAACGTATGCGCTGGCCGTCGGCCTGATTCAAAAAGGCCTTGCTTACGTCTGCCAGCTCTCCCCGGAGGAATTTAAAGAGCGTCGCGGCGATGTCGGCGTCCCCGCGACGAGCCCTTTTCGGGACAGGCCGGTCGCCGAAAGCCTTGAGCTGTTCGGACGCATGAAAAACGGTGCGTTTAAAGAGGGCGAGATGACGCTGCGGGCCAAAATTGACCTGGCGAGCGGCAATTTCAATATGCGCGACCCTGTTTTATACCGCATCCGCTACGCGCACCACCACCGTCAGGGTGATAAATGGTGCGTTTATCCGATGTATGATTTCGCGCACCCGATTCAGGATGCTCTGGAGGGTATCACGCACTCGCTGTGTTCGCTGGAATACGAGGATCACAGGCCTCTTTACGACTGGGTCATCGAGCATACGGACGTGCCAAGTACTCCGCGTCAGATTGAGTTTGCCCGCCTCGGCATCAACTATACCGTCATGAGCAAGCGTAAGCTGCGACGCCTCGTTGAAGAGGGCTATGTCGACGGGTGGGACGATCCGAGGATGCCGACGATCTGTGGCCTGCGCCGGCGCGGTTATACGCCGGCGTCCATCCGCAATTTCTGCGAGCGCATCGGCGTGGCGAAAGCCCCCAGCACGGTTGAGTTCGGCTTTTTGGAGCACTGCCTGCGCGAAGACCTCAACCAAAACGCCAAACGGGCTATGGCCGTGCTCCGCCCGCTTAAGCTGACTATCGTCAATTACCGGGACGGCAGCAGCGAGGACTTTGCTGTAGAAAACAACCCGGAAGACCCTTCCGCGGGTACGCGGAGCGTTTCATTTTCCCGTTCACTTTGGATTGAGCAGGACGACTTTATGGTCGACCCTCCGAAAAAATACAACAGGCTCTTCGTCGGCGGCGAGGTGCGCCTCAAATCCGCCTATATTGTCCGGTGTACCGGTTATCAAACCGATGAAGACGGCAACGTGACCGAAGTGCTCGCCGAATATGACCCTGAAACGCGTGGCGGCAACACACCAGACGGCCGCAAGGTGCGCGGAACGATTCACTGGGTCAACGCGCACGATGCCGCCGACGCCGAGGTGCGCCTATACGACAACCTGTTTTCCGACCCCGACCCCGACGGCGGCGATAAAGACTTTATCACGTGCTTAAATCCGGATTCTCTGGAGGTTCTGAAGGGCTGCAAAGTCGAACAGTCTCTTGCCCTTGCCAAGGCGCCCGATACATTTCAATTTTTGCGTCTTGGATATTTCACGGCCGACAGCCGGGCTTCCACGTCGGATGCGCTTGTCTTTAATCGCTCCGTTGCCCTGAAGGACAGCTTTAAACCGACAACATGA
- a CDS encoding M23 family metallopeptidase: MGDFLAGKGFYVVLFICTAVIGVSAWILLFSSSRVDQAGKDTAANASPQVMVSPTGNHPSTASPSATASPSTTNKPSSTGKSAEAMAKQLTFSWPVVGDIDVGYSVDDLLYDKTMADWRTHNGIDIDSQIGTKVLAVADGTVVDVKLDDLLGTTVIIDHGNGLKSIYANLAKTPVVKKGDKVAMGAVLGAVGDTAIGESSQPSHLHFAMLKDGNPTNPLEYLPKK; this comes from the coding sequence ATCGGCGATTTTCTCGCCGGCAAGGGCTTCTATGTCGTCCTTTTTATCTGTACCGCCGTCATCGGCGTCTCTGCATGGATTCTGCTATTTTCAAGCAGCCGGGTTGATCAGGCCGGCAAGGACACCGCCGCCAACGCATCCCCGCAGGTCATGGTGTCACCCACCGGTAATCATCCTAGCACCGCTTCGCCATCCGCCACGGCGTCGCCATCGACCACGAACAAACCGTCGTCAACCGGGAAATCTGCTGAGGCAATGGCCAAACAGCTGACGTTTTCCTGGCCCGTCGTCGGTGATATCGACGTCGGCTATTCGGTCGATGACCTCCTCTACGACAAAACAATGGCAGACTGGCGCACGCATAACGGCATCGATATTGATTCCCAAATCGGCACGAAAGTGCTGGCCGTTGCCGACGGGACCGTTGTTGACGTGAAACTGGACGATCTGCTTGGCACGACCGTTATCATCGACCACGGCAATGGGCTCAAGAGCATTTACGCAAACCTCGCAAAAACACCTGTCGTTAAAAAAGGCGATAAAGTTGCCATGGGGGCTGTTCTCGGTGCCGTCGGCGATACGGCCATCGGCGAGTCGAGCCAGCCGTCACACCTCCACTTTGCCATGCTGAAAGACGGCAACCCGACAAACCCGCTTGAATATTTGCCGAAAAAATAA
- a CDS encoding UMP kinase has translation MTAEKPVFKRVLLKISGEALSGDKHSGLDFDVIKSVCRVIKKCVDMGVEIGIVVGGGNFWRGTKDGSGKIERTRADHMGMMATVMNCLALADVLEQMDVPVRVQTALEIKAVAEPYIRLKADKHLKNGRVVIFGCGTGCPYFSTDTAAVLRAAEIDADVILLAKNIDGVYSADPKTDPTAVKFDTISYDDVLAKKLTVMDSTATSLSMDNHIPVILFALKDPENILRVILGEKIGTVVG, from the coding sequence ATGACTGCGGAAAAACCCGTCTTCAAGCGTGTTCTGCTTAAAATCAGCGGAGAGGCGCTGTCGGGTGACAAACACTCTGGACTCGATTTTGACGTGATCAAAAGCGTCTGCAGAGTCATTAAAAAATGCGTGGATATGGGCGTTGAGATCGGTATCGTCGTCGGTGGCGGCAACTTCTGGCGCGGCACGAAGGACGGCAGCGGCAAAATTGAACGCACGCGAGCCGACCATATGGGCATGATGGCAACCGTCATGAACTGTCTGGCACTGGCCGACGTCTTGGAGCAGATGGATGTTCCTGTCCGCGTTCAGACGGCGCTGGAAATTAAGGCGGTCGCCGAGCCGTACATCCGGCTCAAAGCCGACAAACACCTGAAAAACGGGCGCGTCGTCATCTTCGGCTGCGGCACAGGCTGCCCGTACTTCTCGACCGACACGGCCGCCGTTTTACGCGCGGCGGAAATTGACGCCGATGTCATCCTGCTGGCAAAAAACATTGACGGCGTGTACAGCGCCGACCCGAAGACAGATCCGACGGCCGTCAAGTTCGATACCATTTCATACGACGACGTGCTCGCCAAAAAGCTAACTGTTATGGATTCAACGGCGACCTCCCTGTCTATGGACAATCACATCCCCGTCATCCTCTTCGCCTTGAAGGATCCGGAAAATATTCTCCGCGTCATTCTCGGTGAAAAAATCGGCACCGTCGTCGGCTGA
- the frr gene encoding ribosome recycling factor encodes MFTEYENKMKKTVDVLHAQFTSVRAGRANASVLDHIKVDYYGAPTPIQQIASVSSPDPRTLVIQPWDASSLKAIEKAIQTSDLGINPTNDGRVVRLLFPQLTEERRRELVRQVSKYAEEAKVAIRNIRRDALEVFKAQKKKSEITEDDLKDIEKDLQKLTDEYAKEIDKLADKKEKELSDI; translated from the coding sequence ATGTTTACGGAATATGAAAATAAAATGAAGAAAACGGTTGACGTGCTGCACGCACAGTTTACGTCTGTCCGCGCAGGCCGCGCCAACGCGTCTGTTCTCGACCACATCAAGGTTGATTATTACGGTGCACCGACGCCGATTCAGCAGATTGCCTCGGTTTCTTCGCCCGACCCGAGAACGCTTGTCATACAGCCGTGGGACGCCTCTAGTCTGAAGGCGATTGAAAAGGCCATTCAAACGTCCGACCTTGGAATTAACCCGACTAATGACGGCCGCGTCGTCCGCCTTCTTTTCCCGCAGCTGACCGAGGAGCGCCGCCGCGAGCTTGTCCGGCAGGTCAGCAAGTACGCCGAGGAAGCCAAGGTCGCCATCCGCAACATCCGCCGGGACGCGCTGGAGGTTTTTAAGGCGCAGAAGAAGAAGTCCGAAATCACAGAGGATGATTTAAAAGACATTGAAAAGGACCTGCAAAAGCTGACGGACGAATACGCGAAGGAAATTGATAAGCTCGCCGACAAGAAGGAAAAGGAGCTTAGCGATATTTAG
- a CDS encoding isoprenyl transferase, producing MKLFNKRTGKAGQPDQSRLPRHIAVIMDGNGRWAKKRGLPRTAGHAAGAETFRRIATYCKNIGIEYLTVYAFSTENWRRPTDEVAAIMDILERYLKEAIETMERDRVKMKFFGDISFLSDKIRLLIDQTEKISAKFDGVQVNMCVNYGGRDEILRAARRYAEDYKETGAALTEERFSSYLFSQGLPDPDLIIRPSGEMRLSNFLLWQSAYSEFYFTDVLWPDFSERELDRAIVSYQSRDRRYGGVKGREK from the coding sequence ATGAAACTATTTAACAAAAGAACCGGAAAGGCGGGGCAGCCGGATCAGTCAAGGCTCCCCCGCCATATTGCGGTAATCATGGACGGCAACGGCCGTTGGGCCAAAAAGCGCGGGCTGCCGCGCACGGCCGGTCATGCCGCCGGGGCGGAAACGTTCCGCCGCATTGCCACCTACTGTAAAAACATCGGCATTGAGTATCTGACGGTGTATGCCTTTTCAACCGAGAACTGGCGCCGCCCGACAGACGAAGTCGCCGCCATTATGGATATCCTAGAGCGCTATCTCAAGGAAGCCATCGAGACAATGGAGCGCGACCGCGTCAAAATGAAATTTTTCGGTGACATTTCGTTTTTATCGGATAAAATCCGTCTGCTGATTGATCAAACGGAAAAAATTTCAGCCAAGTTTGACGGCGTGCAAGTCAATATGTGCGTCAACTATGGCGGCAGGGATGAGATTCTGCGCGCTGCCCGCCGCTACGCCGAGGATTACAAAGAAACAGGCGCTGCCCTGACGGAAGAGCGTTTTTCGAGCTATTTGTTTTCTCAAGGCCTTCCCGACCCAGACCTTATCATCCGGCCGAGCGGGGAAATGCGTCTGTCGAATTTTCTGTTATGGCAGTCGGCTTATTCCGAATTTTATTTTACAGATGTTTTATGGCCGGATTTTAGCGAGCGGGAGCTCGACCGCGCCATCGTCTCCTACCAAAGCCGCGACCGTCGTTACGGGGGCGTGAAAGGACGGGAAAAATGA
- a CDS encoding phosphatidate cytidylyltransferase produces MKTRILIAAIFVPLIFVTLFFLPPYAVTILVTIITVVASFELVRAVGASTVRRLYVYAGIAAAIIPVAVLFGTGSIFFRVLLYAVIVVLFADAVITSTSVHRIALSHIAAVLFGGVVIPYFLSAIISLKLFENGRFYVLVPFLVAFITDGGAYFTGVFFGKHKAFPSVSPKKTVEGCIGGILTGVAALVVFGAIVGLSQGIAVRFWALILYGLGGGVVTELGDLAFSLIKREFGVKDYSNLIPGHGGMLDRFDSMIFAAPAVFMLAKLFPAF; encoded by the coding sequence ATGAAAACAAGAATTCTAATTGCCGCCATTTTTGTCCCGCTCATTTTTGTCACACTCTTTTTCCTGCCGCCGTACGCCGTCACGATTCTTGTCACGATCATCACCGTCGTTGCGTCGTTTGAGCTCGTCCGGGCTGTCGGCGCGTCCACCGTCAGGCGGCTGTATGTGTACGCGGGGATAGCAGCGGCTATAATTCCCGTTGCTGTTTTATTTGGAACGGGCAGTATTTTTTTCCGCGTCCTTCTCTATGCTGTCATCGTCGTTTTGTTTGCCGACGCTGTTATAACATCCACCTCGGTACACAGAATCGCCCTGTCGCACATTGCCGCCGTTTTATTTGGCGGCGTCGTCATCCCATACTTCCTGTCGGCTATCATCAGTTTAAAGCTCTTTGAAAACGGCCGGTTTTATGTGCTCGTGCCCTTTCTCGTCGCCTTTATTACGGACGGAGGGGCTTATTTTACAGGCGTCTTTTTCGGCAAACACAAGGCTTTTCCGTCCGTCAGCCCGAAGAAAACGGTGGAAGGCTGTATCGGCGGCATTTTGACAGGTGTTGCCGCACTCGTCGTCTTCGGCGCCATCGTCGGGCTCTCGCAGGGCATTGCCGTCCGGTTCTGGGCGCTGATCCTCTACGGCCTCGGCGGCGGCGTAGTGACGGAGCTTGGCGATTTGGCCTTCTCGCTGATCAAAAGGGAGTTTGGCGTTAAAGACTACTCCAACCTGATTCCGGGGCACGGTGGTATGCTCGACCGCTTTGACAGTATGATTTTCGCCGCGCCCGCCGTTTTTATGCTCGCTAAGCTGTTCCCAGCTTTTTGA
- a CDS encoding 1-deoxy-D-xylulose-5-phosphate reductoisomerase translates to MRIHAVSLLGSTGSIGRQTLEVSELLGIRVSALAASRGTPLLEEQVRRFKPALVAVYDERAACDMRVRLADTPVRVVSGLEGLIQAAVIEEADAVVTAVVGTVGLKPTLAAAEKGKRIALANKETLVCAGEYVMQTAARCQAEIIPVDSEHSAIFQCLSGSKTFKKIILTASGGPFRGKSADALRHVTCREALSHPNWRMGPKITVDSATLMNKGLEYIEAMHLFGAAPDQLDIVVHPQSVIHSMVEFEDRSVLAQLSVPDMCLPIQYALTYPERRASLTAPLDLVAVASLTFEKPDIVVFPCLKLAMDTASRSGTACAVMNAANEAAVSLFLNGKISFYGIYECVSAALDTIKNIENPSVDDIIKSDQEARRYVFRLHP, encoded by the coding sequence GTGAGAATTCATGCTGTATCACTATTAGGCTCCACCGGCTCCATCGGCCGCCAAACGCTGGAGGTCTCCGAGCTGCTTGGCATCCGCGTTTCGGCGCTGGCGGCTTCCCGCGGGACGCCGCTACTGGAGGAGCAGGTCAGGCGCTTTAAGCCCGCCCTCGTTGCCGTTTATGACGAGCGCGCTGCCTGTGACATGCGTGTGCGCCTGGCTGACACACCTGTCCGGGTCGTGTCCGGTCTGGAGGGGCTAATTCAGGCTGCTGTTATTGAGGAAGCAGACGCCGTTGTTACGGCCGTCGTCGGCACCGTCGGGTTAAAACCGACACTGGCGGCCGCTGAAAAAGGAAAGCGCATCGCCTTGGCAAACAAGGAGACGCTCGTCTGCGCGGGCGAATATGTTATGCAAACGGCGGCGCGATGCCAGGCAGAAATTATCCCTGTCGACTCGGAGCATTCGGCAATTTTTCAGTGTCTCTCCGGCTCGAAGACATTCAAAAAAATCATATTAACAGCCTCAGGCGGGCCCTTTCGCGGTAAATCAGCCGATGCTTTGAGGCACGTCACGTGCCGCGAGGCGCTTTCGCATCCGAACTGGCGGATGGGACCCAAAATCACTGTCGATTCGGCAACACTGATGAATAAGGGCCTTGAATACATCGAGGCGATGCACCTGTTCGGCGCAGCGCCGGACCAGCTCGACATCGTTGTCCACCCGCAAAGCGTCATCCATTCCATGGTCGAGTTTGAGGACCGGTCCGTGTTGGCACAGCTGTCCGTCCCTGATATGTGCCTGCCGATTCAATACGCGCTGACGTATCCGGAGCGCCGGGCGTCACTGACCGCGCCGTTAGATCTCGTCGCCGTCGCGTCACTGACATTTGAAAAGCCGGACATAGTCGTTTTCCCTTGCCTAAAGCTCGCGATGGACACGGCGTCAAGGAGCGGCACGGCCTGCGCCGTCATGAACGCCGCCAACGAAGCCGCCGTTTCGCTTTTTCTAAACGGCAAAATTTCTTTTTACGGTATCTATGAATGTGTCTCGGCCGCGCTGGACACGATAAAAAACATTGAAAATCCGTCCGTAGACGACATTATTAAATCCGACCAGGAAGCACGTCGATATGTCTTTCGGCTGCATCCCTGA